One segment of Pyxidicoccus xibeiensis DNA contains the following:
- a CDS encoding RNA polymerase factor sigma-32 codes for MQASTEQSSNSGSLAMYLSEINHYSLLTVEEEQELARRFIKGDLAAGHRMVTANLRFVVKVAYEYRSYGIKMSDLIQEGNIGLMKAVQKFDPDKGIRLISYAVWWIRAYIQNYILKSWSLVKLGTTQAQRKLFFSLARTRRELEKFGTGEAVVNVDDIARRLHVKPGEVREMEQRMGGRDLSLDAPMGEDGGNSHVDFVVSAAAPQDDEFADKEEAGLINARVRTALMRLDPRERFIIEQRVMNERPMTLKELGEHFGFSRERARQLEIRAKDKLKAELAALMAEVDPEAAAAMQQ; via the coding sequence ATGCAGGCTTCCACCGAGCAGTCGTCCAACTCCGGCTCCCTGGCGATGTACCTGTCGGAGATCAACCACTACTCCCTGCTCACGGTGGAGGAGGAGCAGGAGCTGGCGCGCCGCTTCATCAAGGGAGACCTGGCGGCGGGCCACCGCATGGTGACGGCCAACCTGCGCTTCGTCGTGAAGGTGGCCTATGAGTACCGCTCCTACGGCATCAAGATGTCCGACCTCATCCAGGAGGGGAACATCGGCCTGATGAAGGCCGTGCAGAAGTTCGACCCGGACAAGGGCATCCGCCTCATCTCCTACGCCGTCTGGTGGATCCGCGCGTACATCCAGAACTACATCCTGAAGAGCTGGTCCCTGGTGAAGCTCGGGACGACGCAGGCCCAGCGCAAGCTCTTCTTCAGCCTGGCCCGCACCCGCCGCGAGCTGGAGAAGTTCGGCACCGGCGAGGCCGTCGTCAATGTCGACGACATCGCCCGCCGCCTGCACGTGAAGCCCGGCGAGGTCCGTGAGATGGAGCAGCGCATGGGCGGCCGGGACCTCTCCCTGGACGCGCCCATGGGCGAGGACGGTGGCAACAGCCACGTGGACTTCGTGGTGAGCGCCGCCGCGCCGCAGGATGACGAGTTCGCCGACAAGGAAGAGGCCGGCCTCATCAACGCCCGCGTCCGCACCGCGCTGATGCGGTTGGATCCGCGCGAGCGCTTCATCATCGAGCAGCGCGTCATGAACGAGCGCCCCATGACGCTCAAGGAGCTGGGCGAGCACTTCGGCTTCTCCCGCGAGCGCGCCCGCCAGCTGGAGATTCGCGCCAAGGACAAGCTCAAGGCCGAGCTGGCCGCCCTGATGGCCGAGGTCGACCCCGAGGCCGCCGCCGCCATGCAGCAGTAG
- a CDS encoding transglutaminase TgpA family protein — translation MRPGTRLRLVLRDLGSGSAFASMAVSGQLPTWTLALYGVALVCALAGRRLFATRAKLTALLLLAVAGVLGMNVLAGSVNLVVAACAFAGLIAAHRLLSAPDPATDGQVQLSGLLMVAGGAALSGEIIYGLFLVAFGVLSSLSLALGVVEAAVPEGEPVPVRQVMRPLAVGVGFAVAGAVAFFILFPRLNWNMMGPRVSPGLGAATTGFSNTVRLGGAGTIKGNPRIVLRASLSPDPGNALLDAYWVGRTYDIFDGQEWTSVSGVRSASQRVVTLRPGGESLVHQRVELLPAYGGRTLVALETPSKLGNAVANTPMGSRRVALQELGGGEVRFQEPSLGYTYEAYSLPPGGSGHEFRDLPSDEQDALLTLPEGLDVRVGQTAARVLNGEREPLAAARKLADWLQQGHAYTLELSGDVADPLADFLFERKAGHCEHFATALTLMLRTQGIRARLATGFFGGERVDGSYIVRAGDAHAWTHVLVPGRGFVTVDATPPAHRASQSSQVLQQLLSFYEALEARWRSAIVDYSFRDQMDVARSLVRPPRKRGDPDAPPSRMPPLRAWGAALLAGLGAYAAWRLLSRFLERERPHEATRFVDAVEAQLASARIDRREDESLEELDARLTREHHPLSPALVPVTRRYLEARFGGRPLRQGEAEQLLGTLKRAIAAEARRTAAESREPRARAS, via the coding sequence ATGAGGCCGGGCACGCGGCTGCGACTGGTGCTGAGAGACCTGGGCTCCGGGTCCGCGTTCGCCTCCATGGCGGTGTCCGGGCAGCTGCCCACCTGGACGCTCGCGCTGTATGGCGTGGCGCTGGTGTGCGCGCTCGCGGGGCGGCGCCTGTTCGCGACGCGGGCGAAGCTCACCGCGCTGCTGCTGCTGGCCGTGGCGGGCGTGCTCGGCATGAACGTGCTGGCCGGCTCGGTCAACCTGGTGGTGGCCGCCTGCGCCTTCGCGGGCCTCATCGCCGCGCACCGCCTGCTGTCCGCGCCGGACCCGGCCACCGACGGTCAGGTGCAGCTGTCCGGCCTGCTGATGGTGGCGGGCGGCGCGGCCCTGTCCGGTGAAATCATCTACGGCCTGTTCCTGGTGGCCTTCGGCGTGCTGTCCAGCCTGTCGCTGGCGCTGGGCGTGGTGGAGGCCGCGGTGCCGGAGGGCGAGCCGGTGCCGGTGCGCCAGGTGATGCGGCCCCTGGCGGTGGGCGTGGGCTTCGCGGTGGCCGGCGCGGTGGCCTTCTTCATCCTCTTCCCGCGACTGAACTGGAACATGATGGGCCCGCGCGTCTCACCGGGCCTGGGCGCCGCCACCACGGGCTTCTCCAACACGGTGCGGCTGGGCGGCGCGGGCACCATCAAGGGCAACCCCCGCATCGTCCTGCGCGCCAGCCTCTCCCCGGACCCGGGCAACGCGCTGCTGGACGCGTACTGGGTGGGCCGCACCTACGACATCTTCGACGGGCAGGAGTGGACGAGTGTCAGTGGCGTCCGCAGCGCCAGCCAGCGGGTGGTGACGCTGCGGCCGGGCGGAGAGAGCCTGGTCCACCAGCGCGTGGAGCTGCTGCCCGCGTACGGCGGCCGCACGCTGGTGGCGCTGGAGACGCCGTCGAAGCTGGGCAACGCGGTGGCGAACACGCCGATGGGCAGCCGTCGCGTCGCGCTGCAGGAGCTCGGGGGCGGCGAGGTGCGCTTCCAGGAGCCCTCCCTCGGCTACACCTACGAGGCCTACAGCCTCCCTCCCGGTGGCAGCGGCCACGAGTTCCGCGACCTGCCGTCCGACGAGCAGGATGCGCTGCTCACCCTTCCGGAGGGCCTCGACGTGCGCGTCGGGCAGACGGCCGCGCGGGTGCTGAATGGCGAGCGCGAGCCCCTGGCCGCCGCGCGCAAGCTGGCCGACTGGCTGCAGCAGGGCCACGCGTACACGCTGGAGCTGAGCGGGGACGTGGCGGATCCCCTGGCCGACTTCCTCTTCGAGCGCAAGGCGGGCCACTGCGAGCACTTCGCCACCGCGCTCACCCTGATGCTGCGCACCCAGGGCATCCGCGCGCGCCTGGCCACCGGCTTCTTCGGCGGCGAGCGGGTGGATGGCAGCTACATCGTCCGCGCGGGGGATGCGCACGCCTGGACGCACGTGCTGGTGCCCGGACGCGGCTTCGTCACCGTGGATGCGACGCCGCCGGCCCACCGCGCCAGCCAGTCCTCCCAGGTCCTCCAGCAGCTGCTCAGCTTCTACGAGGCGCTGGAGGCGCGCTGGCGCAGCGCCATCGTCGACTATTCCTTCCGGGACCAGATGGACGTCGCGCGCTCGCTGGTCCGCCCGCCGCGCAAGCGGGGCGACCCGGACGCGCCCCCCAGCCGCATGCCTCCGCTCCGGGCGTGGGGCGCGGCGCTGCTGGCCGGCCTGGGCGCCTATGCGGCCTGGCGCCTGCTGTCTCGCTTCCTCGAGCGGGAGCGGCCGCACGAGGCCACGCGCTTCGTGGACGCGGTGGAAGCCCAGCTCGCCTCCGCCCGAATCGACCGCCGCGAGGACGAGTCGCTGGAGGAACTGGACGCGCGGCTCACCCGCGAGCACCACCCGCTCTCCCCCGCCCTCGTCCCCGTCACCCGCCGCTACCTGGAGGCCCGCTTTGGCGGCCGCCCGCTGCGGCAGGGTGAGGCGGAGCAGCTGCTCGGCACCCTGAAGCGGGCCATCGCCGCGGAGGCGCGTCGCACCGCCGCCGAGAGCCGCGAGCCCCGCGCCCGCGCGTCCTGA
- a CDS encoding DUF58 domain-containing protein — protein MKPRRKQGWARLRALLRPPRTLKVTRIGRTYLVVTFGVGLGALNTGNNLLYLLLGLLLSMVVVSGVLSERCLRDLSVRRVGADAAWAAEPFAFRWALRKKHGHGFALALSEADSPLTGVGGVGYLPAGVDHVVRADLMAPKRGPVLLTGVRITTTWPLGLFAKSRVFPLEGTLLVYPRRGYACQDPGEAERGPVGDAGNPRRNDGTGDVAGLRDLMEGEDARRIHWRKSAAMGKLLRVEREREERRTWVLAVEAGLEGDALERRCEEVAALAHRLIEEGHEVGLDTADGRLRPAAGTAQERRVLRALAWLGHEGPRSDADEEAA, from the coding sequence GTGAAGCCCCGTCGCAAGCAGGGGTGGGCCCGGCTGCGCGCGCTGCTGCGGCCTCCGCGCACCCTCAAGGTGACGCGCATCGGCCGCACCTATCTGGTGGTGACGTTCGGCGTGGGCCTGGGCGCGCTCAACACCGGCAACAACCTGCTCTACCTCCTGCTGGGCCTGCTGCTGAGCATGGTGGTGGTGTCCGGCGTGCTGTCCGAGCGCTGCCTGCGGGACCTGTCCGTGCGGCGCGTGGGCGCGGACGCGGCCTGGGCGGCGGAGCCCTTCGCCTTCCGGTGGGCGCTGAGGAAGAAGCACGGCCATGGCTTCGCCCTGGCCCTGTCCGAGGCGGACTCGCCGCTGACCGGCGTGGGCGGCGTGGGGTACCTGCCCGCGGGCGTGGACCACGTGGTGCGCGCGGACCTGATGGCGCCCAAGCGTGGCCCGGTGCTGCTGACGGGCGTGCGCATCACCACCACGTGGCCGCTGGGGCTGTTCGCCAAGTCGCGCGTCTTCCCGCTGGAGGGCACGCTGCTCGTGTACCCGCGTCGCGGCTACGCCTGCCAGGACCCGGGCGAGGCGGAGCGGGGGCCGGTGGGTGATGCCGGCAACCCGCGCCGCAACGACGGCACCGGAGACGTGGCGGGCCTGAGGGATTTGATGGAGGGCGAGGACGCGCGCCGCATCCATTGGCGCAAGAGCGCCGCCATGGGGAAGCTGCTGCGCGTGGAGCGCGAGCGCGAGGAGCGCCGCACCTGGGTGCTGGCCGTGGAGGCCGGACTCGAGGGAGACGCGCTGGAGCGCCGCTGCGAGGAGGTCGCCGCGCTGGCCCACCGCCTCATCGAAGAAGGGCACGAGGTGGGGCTGGACACGGCGGACGGGCGCCTGCGCCCCGCGGCCGGCACCGCGCAGGAGCGGCGCGTGCTCCGGGCCCTGGCGTGGCTGGGCCATGAAGGCCCCCGGAGCGACGCGGACGAGGAGGCGGCATGA
- a CDS encoding AAA family ATPase has protein sequence MNQPARVLSPVPSPASARSAMERIATQLGRAVQGKETQTQLVVTCLVAGGHVLLEDVPGVGKTTLAEALARTCGLSFARVQFTADLMPADILGAQVFHAQSATFQFRPGPLFRQLVLADELNRAPPRTQSALLEAMAQGQVSLDGSTHALPAPFTVVATQNPVDLSGTYPLPDSQLDRFMVRMSLGHPAPEVEARLLATRGGSPPLEGVETVSGPEEVASLRSLASELKLDATVSEYVVRLATATRQHGDIERGASTRAVLALGAASRAQALWEARDFVTPGDVRAVLVPCWAHRVLLRSAVQGVTARDEAAHLLEEISRKVPAPR, from the coding sequence ATGAATCAGCCTGCCCGCGTCCTTTCCCCTGTCCCTTCCCCTGCTTCCGCACGCTCGGCGATGGAACGGATCGCCACCCAGCTGGGACGTGCGGTCCAGGGCAAGGAGACCCAGACCCAGCTCGTCGTGACGTGCCTGGTGGCCGGCGGCCACGTCCTCCTGGAGGACGTGCCGGGTGTGGGCAAGACGACACTCGCGGAGGCGCTGGCGCGCACGTGCGGACTGAGCTTCGCGCGCGTCCAGTTCACCGCGGACCTGATGCCGGCCGACATCCTGGGCGCGCAGGTCTTCCACGCGCAGTCGGCCACCTTCCAGTTCCGCCCCGGCCCGCTCTTCCGTCAGCTCGTGCTGGCGGATGAGCTGAACCGCGCCCCTCCGCGCACCCAGTCCGCGCTGCTGGAGGCCATGGCGCAGGGCCAGGTGTCGCTGGACGGGTCCACCCATGCGCTGCCCGCGCCCTTCACGGTGGTGGCCACGCAGAACCCGGTGGACCTCTCGGGCACCTATCCGCTGCCGGACTCGCAGCTGGACCGCTTCATGGTGCGCATGTCGCTGGGCCACCCCGCCCCCGAGGTGGAGGCGCGGCTGCTGGCCACGCGCGGTGGCAGCCCGCCCCTGGAGGGCGTGGAGACGGTGTCCGGGCCGGAGGAGGTTGCCTCGCTGCGCTCCCTGGCCTCGGAGCTGAAGCTGGACGCGACGGTGTCGGAGTACGTGGTGCGGCTGGCGACGGCCACGCGCCAGCACGGCGACATCGAGCGGGGCGCATCCACGCGCGCGGTGCTGGCCCTGGGCGCGGCGTCCCGGGCCCAGGCGCTCTGGGAGGCCCGCGACTTCGTGACGCCAGGAGACGTGCGTGCGGTGCTGGTGCCCTGCTGGGCGCACCGCGTGCTGCTGCGCAGCGCCGTGCAGGGCGTGACGGCGCGAGACGAGGCGGCCCACCTCCTGGAGGAGATCTCCCGGAAGGTCCCGGCGCCGCGGTGA
- a CDS encoding STAS domain-containing protein — MKVAAWGADVLLRPGALLRPAESTPRVPSWSPLVPTFRGNALGRRAHLIGTSCTQHLSWERTAMAGLQIHREDVAGRVTLRLEGILDGRTAQEVHTSLESLTGREVVLDFTHLREFKDSAVGVLTRDLVQRPVQLRGLATHHERMFRYFGVGTGAAPRRAYYTPEDILSA; from the coding sequence ATGAAAGTTGCCGCCTGGGGGGCTGACGTTCTCTTGCGTCCGGGTGCACTGTTGCGCCCGGCTGAGAGCACTCCACGAGTCCCTTCGTGGAGCCCCCTGGTTCCAACGTTTCGCGGGAACGCCCTCGGCCGCCGTGCCCATCTCATCGGCACATCGTGCACACAGCATCTCTCTTGGGAGCGCACAGCAATGGCGGGGCTACAGATCCACCGTGAAGACGTCGCAGGCCGAGTCACCCTTCGGCTCGAAGGGATTCTGGACGGCAGGACGGCACAGGAGGTCCATACCTCCCTGGAATCACTGACGGGTCGTGAGGTCGTGCTGGACTTCACCCATCTGCGCGAGTTCAAGGACAGCGCGGTGGGCGTGTTGACGAGGGACCTGGTGCAGCGGCCCGTGCAACTGCGCGGCCTGGCCACGCACCACGAGCGGATGTTCCGTTACTTCGGTGTGGGCACGGGCGCCGCCCCGCGCCGCGCGTACTACACGCCCGAGGACATCCTCTCCGCGTAG
- a CDS encoding lytic transglycosylase domain-containing protein has translation MRGWTVAVTTAAMLVGTGALAFPVQVPEGPQGESLEVMELRARLSEREAELKAALVKLQVYEDEAYYAEAEKLGVTDMVKASGLPERQQRRLAVTIVREAKRNNVDPLLVVAVIRCESSFNNYAVSHVGAMGLMQVMPDTGKYLADKAGIRLGRASNLFDSETNVELGTAYLADLIARFGTVEKALVAYNAGPGLAKRILAKPESRKKFMAGYPTKVVKEFRKLKAQQEKQLTLRAQQTTPDRQG, from the coding sequence ATGAGGGGCTGGACGGTGGCGGTGACGACGGCGGCGATGCTGGTGGGAACGGGGGCGCTCGCGTTTCCGGTGCAGGTTCCGGAAGGGCCCCAGGGCGAGTCGCTCGAGGTGATGGAGCTGCGCGCCCGGCTGAGCGAGCGCGAGGCCGAGCTGAAGGCCGCCCTGGTGAAGCTCCAGGTGTACGAGGACGAGGCCTACTACGCCGAGGCGGAGAAGCTGGGCGTGACGGACATGGTGAAGGCCTCGGGCCTGCCCGAGCGCCAGCAGCGCCGGCTGGCGGTGACCATCGTCCGCGAGGCGAAGCGCAACAACGTGGACCCGCTGCTGGTGGTGGCGGTCATCCGCTGCGAGAGCAGCTTCAACAACTACGCGGTGTCCCACGTCGGGGCCATGGGGCTGATGCAGGTGATGCCGGACACCGGCAAGTACCTCGCGGACAAGGCCGGCATCCGGCTGGGCCGCGCCAGCAACCTCTTCGACTCGGAGACCAACGTGGAGCTGGGGACGGCCTACCTGGCGGACCTCATCGCGCGCTTCGGCACCGTGGAGAAGGCGCTGGTCGCCTACAACGCGGGCCCCGGGCTGGCCAAGCGCATCCTCGCGAAGCCGGAGTCCCGTAAGAAGTTCATGGCGGGCTACCCCACCAAGGTCGTGAAGGAGTTCCGCAAGCTGAAGGCCCAGCAGGAGAAGCAGCTCACCCTGCGCGCCCAGCAGACGACGCCCGACCGCCAGGGTTGA
- a CDS encoding lmo0937 family membrane protein codes for MYWTIGMILLVLWGLGLTTGSTEGYWVHLLLLFSMVAFLLAVTSQGRGRRAASP; via the coding sequence GTGTACTGGACAATCGGAATGATCCTGCTGGTGCTGTGGGGGCTGGGCCTGACGACGGGCTCCACCGAGGGCTACTGGGTGCACCTGCTGTTGCTGTTCTCGATGGTGGCCTTCCTGCTGGCCGTGACGTCGCAGGGCCGCGGCCGCCGGGCGGCGTCCCCATGA
- a CDS encoding HupE/UreJ family protein, producing MTRASYRWLLTVLLVTAGVASAHDADILYSQVRRLTPERPAGGEPRGSEGAASGEPRSSEVRQVLTMTAGTLGLLLPADADGDGTVSQADLDARRPALEVGVWDALPLTAGGQPCARTSHSALLRQTYVELSASFICPPGPLRQTYTVLAVLPAGYRVILGSSLDGEVPGAIFADAAQPSVSIPGPGEGGGEGGTKTAVSGFGGWVSLGVRHIFTGVDHLAFLLAVLLVGGGLKRVLLLVTSFTVAHSLTLGATALGWVVLDAERARWVEAAIAASIIYVAVENLVLREHRHRALITFLFGLIHGFGFASVLAGYGLGDSVVSGLLGFNLGVELGQAVVVMALLPVLRMVRRRPALYVRTVQVLSVCILAAGGYWMIERALG from the coding sequence ATGACGAGGGCTTCCTACCGGTGGCTGCTCACGGTCCTGCTGGTGACCGCGGGTGTCGCCTCGGCGCACGACGCCGACATCCTCTATTCGCAGGTCCGCCGCCTCACCCCGGAGCGTCCCGCTGGGGGCGAGCCCCGTGGCTCGGAAGGGGCCGCCTCGGGCGAGCCCCGTAGCTCGGAAGTCCGGCAGGTGCTCACGATGACCGCGGGCACGCTGGGCCTGTTGCTGCCCGCCGACGCGGACGGGGATGGCACCGTGTCCCAGGCGGACCTGGACGCCCGGCGCCCCGCGCTCGAGGTGGGGGTGTGGGACGCGCTTCCCCTCACCGCCGGCGGCCAGCCCTGCGCGCGCACCTCCCACTCGGCGCTGCTGCGGCAGACGTACGTGGAGCTGTCCGCATCCTTTATATGTCCGCCCGGACCGCTGCGGCAGACGTACACCGTGCTGGCGGTGCTGCCCGCGGGGTACCGGGTCATCCTGGGCAGCTCGCTCGACGGCGAGGTGCCCGGCGCCATCTTCGCGGATGCCGCGCAGCCGAGCGTGTCCATCCCCGGCCCCGGCGAGGGGGGAGGGGAGGGTGGCACGAAGACCGCCGTCAGCGGCTTCGGCGGCTGGGTGTCGCTGGGCGTGCGCCACATCTTCACCGGGGTGGACCACCTGGCCTTCCTGCTGGCGGTGCTGCTGGTGGGAGGCGGGCTGAAGCGGGTGCTGCTGCTGGTGACGTCGTTCACCGTGGCGCACTCGCTCACCCTCGGGGCCACCGCGCTGGGCTGGGTGGTGCTGGATGCCGAGCGGGCACGCTGGGTGGAGGCCGCCATCGCCGCCTCCATCATCTATGTGGCGGTGGAGAACCTGGTGCTGCGCGAGCACCGCCACCGGGCCCTCATCACCTTCCTCTTCGGGCTGATCCACGGCTTCGGCTTCGCGAGCGTGCTGGCCGGCTACGGCCTGGGAGACTCGGTGGTGTCGGGGCTGCTGGGCTTCAACCTGGGCGTGGAGCTGGGGCAGGCGGTGGTCGTCATGGCGCTGCTGCCGGTGCTGCGCATGGTGCGCCGCCGGCCCGCGCTGTACGTGAGGACGGTGCAGGTGTTGTCCGTGTGCATCCTGGCTGCTGGTGGGTACTGGATGATCGAGCGGGCACTCGGTTGA
- the rplC gene encoding 50S ribosomal protein L3, producing MKGLIGKKIGMTQVFNDEGNLVPVTVIDVGTCQVVGKRTPEKDQYSAVTIGFGEIREKILNLAERGFFKKANAPYRRHLKEFRVTPEEAASFNVGDAVKADMFAKGQLVDVTGVTKGRGFSGVMRRWSFKGSQTKTHGTHEYQRHPGAIGQRKTPGRTYPNKKMPGHYGVEQVTTQNLSVISVDVEKGLVLVKGAVPGHNHGIVYIRPSIKVAMREQHKAARS from the coding sequence GTGAAGGGTCTGATTGGCAAGAAGATCGGGATGACCCAGGTGTTCAACGATGAGGGCAACCTCGTCCCGGTCACTGTGATCGACGTGGGCACCTGCCAGGTCGTGGGCAAGCGCACCCCGGAGAAGGACCAGTACTCCGCGGTGACCATCGGCTTTGGTGAGATTCGCGAGAAGATTCTGAACCTCGCCGAGCGCGGCTTCTTCAAGAAGGCCAACGCTCCTTACCGCCGGCACCTGAAGGAGTTCCGTGTGACGCCGGAGGAGGCTGCCTCCTTCAACGTCGGCGACGCCGTCAAGGCGGACATGTTCGCCAAGGGCCAGCTCGTGGACGTCACGGGCGTGACCAAGGGTCGCGGCTTCTCCGGCGTCATGCGCCGCTGGAGCTTCAAGGGCTCGCAGACGAAGACGCACGGTACGCACGAGTACCAGCGTCACCCGGGCGCCATCGGTCAGCGCAAGACGCCTGGCCGTACGTACCCGAACAAGAAGATGCCCGGCCACTACGGCGTGGAGCAGGTCACCACGCAGAACCTCTCCGTCATCAGCGTGGACGTGGAGAAGGGCCTCGTGCTGGTGAAGGGCGCCGTCCCGGGCCACAACCACGGCATCGTCTACATCCGGCCGAGCATCAAGGTGGCCATGCGCGAGCAGCACAAGGCCGCTCGCAGCTAG
- a CDS encoding outer membrane beta-barrel domain-containing protein: MIARTLRVFASLAITLAAPVAAAQDDDEKVLDNVVVRNRLFEPGGQLELSLGVGLPVQTHLTAHYFFNAGVAYNLFDTFALEARAGYAASRHTGLARSISESFLDREDKRITDELEDLWEMNLHGVAGVRWAPIYGKLSLVSDLPAHFQAYVWAGGGLGSFQRNSVIQCTQVVNRELGICDDRSAPDDRGSASNDYWVKETRVAPVVSAAVGFRFFVLGKHGVRLELRDWVFRDQYRVNLLRDDWEAGRETGEAAPSPGFTHLVQFDLGYTFSF; the protein is encoded by the coding sequence ATGATCGCACGCACGCTCCGCGTCTTTGCTTCGTTGGCCATCACGCTGGCGGCGCCAGTCGCCGCGGCGCAGGACGACGATGAGAAGGTCCTCGACAACGTCGTCGTCCGCAACCGGCTGTTCGAGCCTGGAGGGCAGCTCGAGCTGTCCCTGGGCGTGGGCCTCCCGGTGCAGACGCACCTGACGGCGCACTACTTCTTCAACGCCGGGGTCGCCTACAACCTCTTCGACACCTTCGCGCTCGAGGCCCGCGCCGGCTACGCGGCCAGCCGCCACACCGGCCTGGCGCGCTCCATCTCCGAGAGCTTCCTGGACCGCGAGGACAAGCGCATCACCGACGAGCTGGAGGACCTCTGGGAGATGAACCTCCACGGGGTGGCCGGCGTGCGGTGGGCGCCCATCTACGGGAAGCTGAGCCTGGTGTCGGACTTGCCGGCGCACTTCCAGGCGTACGTCTGGGCTGGCGGCGGGCTGGGCTCCTTCCAGCGCAACTCCGTCATCCAGTGCACCCAGGTGGTGAACCGCGAGCTGGGCATCTGCGACGACCGCTCGGCGCCGGATGACCGGGGCTCGGCCTCCAACGACTACTGGGTGAAGGAGACGCGGGTGGCCCCGGTGGTGTCCGCCGCGGTGGGCTTCCGCTTCTTCGTCCTGGGCAAGCACGGCGTGCGGCTGGAGCTGCGCGACTGGGTGTTCCGCGACCAGTACCGCGTCAACCTCCTGCGCGACGACTGGGAGGCTGGCCGCGAGACGGGTGAGGCCGCGCCCAGCCCCGGCTTCACGCACCTGGTGCAGTTCGACCTTGGCTACACCTTCTCCTTCTAG
- a CDS encoding outer membrane beta-barrel domain-containing protein, protein MRPILSLALLVTSVAHAAPLHPAPTYTLAQAGTPVPAPGAETSVPPPPAQPQQEPEAPRAPASRPDPIVPSESPAQDTEPAAEAPAPEASEEAPAVAQPVPAAPQTPAPPEDAPVLAAEAPRTTEVNQQRLVHGAPLYNPNVSVHIVQKKRFADEGKHELALFPATVQVNGKYTNHAGSALQYIYHLQENFAFQVMGQYNWYSNESSFNLELIDKVREQAQAASSLLLVWGAQAGVEVTPLYGKFAFLNDSLAQFSVVLSGGAGIGSTRHLIRPEVANEVDGETFNVPARFGDTGTKFLGSVGGGFRLQFGESYALRMEVRDLIYTARVDKVDGCNLADFEALEAARAGNQDFASLNLSGSCRYEKFDGVDPKTKKNYREDIILGRDLVAEPSSDVLNNISFYAGFSILF, encoded by the coding sequence ATGCGACCCATCCTGTCCCTCGCGCTCCTCGTCACCAGCGTCGCGCACGCCGCGCCGCTCCACCCGGCGCCGACCTACACGCTCGCCCAGGCCGGCACGCCCGTGCCCGCACCCGGCGCCGAGACGTCCGTCCCGCCGCCGCCCGCGCAGCCCCAGCAGGAGCCGGAGGCTCCCCGGGCTCCCGCGTCGCGTCCGGACCCCATCGTCCCCTCGGAGTCGCCCGCGCAGGACACCGAGCCCGCCGCCGAGGCGCCCGCGCCCGAGGCTTCCGAGGAGGCGCCCGCGGTGGCGCAGCCGGTGCCCGCCGCGCCCCAGACGCCCGCCCCGCCGGAAGACGCGCCGGTGCTGGCCGCCGAGGCCCCGCGCACCACGGAGGTCAACCAGCAGCGCCTGGTGCACGGCGCGCCGCTCTACAACCCGAACGTGTCGGTGCACATCGTCCAGAAGAAGCGCTTCGCGGACGAGGGCAAGCACGAGCTGGCGCTGTTCCCGGCGACGGTGCAGGTGAACGGCAAGTACACCAACCACGCGGGCTCGGCGCTCCAGTACATCTACCACCTGCAGGAGAACTTCGCGTTCCAGGTGATGGGCCAGTACAACTGGTACTCGAACGAGAGCAGCTTCAACCTCGAGCTCATCGACAAGGTCCGCGAGCAGGCGCAGGCGGCCTCGTCGCTGCTGCTGGTGTGGGGCGCGCAGGCGGGCGTGGAAGTCACCCCGCTGTACGGCAAGTTCGCCTTCCTCAATGACTCGCTGGCGCAGTTCAGCGTGGTGCTGAGCGGCGGCGCGGGCATCGGCTCCACGCGCCACCTCATCCGCCCGGAAGTGGCCAACGAGGTGGACGGCGAGACGTTCAACGTCCCGGCCCGCTTCGGCGACACCGGCACCAAGTTCCTCGGCTCGGTGGGCGGCGGCTTCCGCCTCCAGTTCGGCGAGTCCTACGCGCTGCGCATGGAGGTGCGAGATCTCATCTACACCGCTCGCGTGGACAAGGTGGACGGCTGCAACCTCGCCGACTTCGAGGCGCTGGAGGCCGCGCGCGCGGGCAACCAGGACTTCGCGTCGCTCAACCTGAGCGGCAGCTGCCGGTACGAGAAGTTCGACGGCGTGGACCCGAAGACGAAGAAGAACTACCGCGAGGACATCATCCTCGGGCGCGACCTGGTGGCCGAGCCCTCCTCGGACGTCCTCAACAACATCAGCTTCTACGCCGGCTTCTCCATCCTCTTCTGA